Proteins from a single region of Catalinimonas alkaloidigena:
- a CDS encoding serine hydrolase domain-containing protein, with product MWKNYTDGIIILHQGKVVYERYFSELNETDVHAVMSLTKSFTGTLAAALVAEGVIDEHKLVAEYVPELKNSGFGDATVRQVMDITTALEYSENYADPNAEVWSFSAAGSPLPKSEDYDGPIGYYEYLETVKKNGQHGEAFGYHTINADALGWIMAKATGKSVDELLSDKIWSRLGVEQDSYYQVDGLGTPFAGGGFNAGLRDLARFGEMIRNKGEWQGKQIIPQAAVEDIEKGGSQEAFAKSDHTELKGWSYRNMWWLCPTGKTENEHGAFSARGVHGQAIYIDPKAEMVIVRLASHPVAANAANDAYSLPAYQAVAEYLMEKN from the coding sequence TTGTGGAAAAATTATACCGATGGTATCATTATTTTACATCAAGGTAAGGTAGTCTACGAACGCTACTTTAGTGAGTTGAACGAAACTGATGTACATGCTGTGATGTCGCTCACTAAATCGTTTACTGGCACCCTGGCAGCTGCCCTGGTTGCTGAAGGAGTGATTGACGAACATAAACTGGTGGCGGAATACGTGCCGGAACTAAAAAACTCGGGCTTCGGCGACGCCACTGTCCGACAGGTGATGGACATAACCACCGCATTGGAATACAGCGAGAACTATGCTGATCCTAACGCCGAAGTCTGGAGTTTCTCGGCAGCCGGAAGCCCTTTACCCAAGTCCGAAGACTATGACGGTCCGATAGGATATTATGAGTACTTGGAAACAGTGAAAAAGAATGGACAGCACGGGGAAGCTTTTGGCTACCACACCATCAACGCCGACGCGCTGGGTTGGATTATGGCGAAGGCCACGGGTAAGTCAGTAGACGAGTTATTGTCTGACAAAATCTGGAGCCGGTTAGGTGTGGAACAAGACAGCTATTACCAGGTGGATGGCCTAGGGACTCCCTTTGCCGGAGGTGGCTTTAACGCCGGGCTGCGCGATCTGGCCCGCTTTGGAGAGATGATTCGTAACAAAGGAGAGTGGCAAGGCAAGCAGATCATTCCGCAAGCTGCGGTGGAAGATATTGAGAAAGGGGGGAGTCAGGAAGCTTTCGCTAAATCAGATCACACTGAACTCAAAGGCTGGTCGTACCGCAATATGTGGTGGTTATGCCCGACTGGGAAGACTGAAAATGAACACGGAGCCTTTAGCGCCCGTGGGGTGCACGGACAGGCTATCTACATTGACCCAAAAGCTGAAATGGTGATTGTACGGCTAGCTTCGCACCCGGTTGCAGCTAATGCCGCCAACGATGCCTATTCGCTACCAGCTTATCAGGCTGTGGCCGAGTATCTGATGGAAAAAAATTAA
- the hmpA gene encoding NO-inducible flavohemoprotein, whose translation MLSSETIQVVKATTPALKEHGNAITIRMYELLFQHHPELKNIFNMSHQATGMQSRSLADAIYQYALHIENLEEVIPLVERVAQKHAGLDIRPEHYPIVGKYLLRAIEDVLGDAATDEVIEAWGEAYQLLANVFIKREQEIYHAGATQKGGWEGFRNFVIARKVKESSMITSFYLQPEDGKAIAGFEPGQYLTFKLKIPGLEHTVLRNYSLSDSPDKDYYRVSIKREPGVTDPEEYPMGVASNYFHDHLQEGSVAPVHIPTGNFYLNKELSLPVVLISGGVGQTPMMSMLNTLVAEGSKRPVWYIHGARNGKEHAFKDHIKSIDQQYDHINTYICYERPGPNDILGKDYDAKGFINLDLIQDLLPSKEADFYFCGPKEFMRMLYHAITAWGVPQERIHFEFFGPTTEITE comes from the coding sequence ATGCTCTCATCAGAAACTATTCAAGTAGTTAAAGCCACAACGCCAGCCTTAAAAGAACATGGGAATGCCATTACCATCAGAATGTATGAGCTGCTTTTTCAGCATCATCCTGAGTTAAAAAATATATTTAACATGAGTCATCAGGCTACGGGGATGCAGTCGAGAAGCCTGGCAGATGCCATTTATCAGTATGCTTTGCATATAGAAAATCTGGAGGAAGTAATTCCTTTAGTAGAGCGCGTGGCTCAGAAGCATGCCGGGCTTGACATTCGTCCGGAACATTATCCTATTGTAGGTAAATATCTTTTACGAGCTATTGAAGATGTACTTGGCGATGCTGCTACTGATGAAGTGATAGAAGCCTGGGGAGAAGCCTATCAACTGCTAGCCAATGTATTTATAAAGCGGGAACAGGAGATATACCATGCTGGCGCTACACAAAAGGGAGGATGGGAAGGATTCCGAAACTTTGTCATCGCCCGCAAAGTGAAAGAAAGCAGTATGATTACTTCTTTTTATTTACAACCTGAAGATGGAAAAGCTATTGCTGGTTTTGAACCCGGACAATACCTTACTTTCAAACTGAAAATTCCCGGGCTAGAGCATACGGTGTTGCGTAACTATAGCCTATCAGATTCACCAGACAAAGATTACTATAGGGTCAGTATCAAACGGGAGCCTGGTGTAACTGACCCTGAGGAGTATCCGATGGGAGTGGCCTCCAACTATTTTCATGACCATTTACAGGAAGGCTCAGTCGCACCTGTTCATATACCTACCGGAAACTTCTATTTGAATAAAGAACTATCTCTGCCAGTAGTGCTGATCAGTGGTGGAGTAGGGCAAACTCCTATGATGAGTATGTTGAATACATTGGTTGCGGAAGGTTCAAAACGCCCTGTATGGTACATTCATGGAGCAAGAAATGGCAAAGAACACGCTTTTAAGGACCATATTAAAAGTATAGATCAGCAGTATGATCATATAAATACCTACATCTGTTATGAGAGACCAGGGCCTAATGATATTTTAGGGAAAGATTATGATGCAAAGGGTTTTATCAATCTAGATCTGATCCAAGATTTATTACCGAGTAAGGAAGCTGACTTTTACTTCT
- a CDS encoding response regulator transcription factor — protein sequence MKILVIEDEADMRNNIIESLQAENYLIETAINYDTALEKVHLYEYDCILLDISLPDGSGLDILNELKKSNKAEGVIIVSAKNSLDDRIQGLNLGADDYLSKPFHMAELHARLKSVLRRKKFNGSNKVNVQNLIIDPDERRVIVNGEELQLNRKEFDILLYFVSNKNRLVSKSALAEHVWGDQIDEADSFEFVYSQIKNLRKKLKDQQAAMEIQAVYGVGYKLVLA from the coding sequence ATGAAAATATTAGTAATAGAAGATGAAGCTGATATGCGTAATAATATCATAGAATCGCTGCAGGCAGAAAATTACCTGATAGAAACAGCCATAAATTATGATACAGCGCTTGAGAAAGTACACCTTTATGAATATGACTGTATCCTTCTGGATATATCTTTACCTGATGGTAGTGGTTTGGATATATTGAATGAGTTAAAAAAAAGCAATAAAGCAGAGGGAGTAATCATTGTTTCTGCTAAAAACTCGCTGGATGACCGGATACAGGGGCTTAACCTGGGCGCTGATGATTATCTATCCAAACCTTTTCATATGGCAGAACTGCATGCCCGCCTGAAATCTGTGCTACGCAGGAAAAAATTTAATGGCTCCAACAAAGTTAACGTGCAAAACTTGATCATAGATCCGGATGAACGCAGGGTAATAGTAAATGGAGAAGAGTTACAACTTAACCGTAAAGAGTTTGACATATTATTATACTTCGTTTCCAACAAAAACCGCCTGGTGAGCAAGTCAGCACTTGCGGAACATGTGTGGGGTGATCAGATTGACGAAGCGGATAGTTTTGAGTTTGTTTATTCACAAATCAAGAATCTTAGAAAAAAACTAAAAGACCAACAGGCAGCCATGGAGATTCAGGCTGTATACGGTGTGGGTTATAAACTGGTGTTGGCGTGA
- a CDS encoding sensor histidine kinase, translating to MNPKPDFDIVKNHLQKSISRQAPLKELLEQIIKWIEAQSSEFLVSILVGDKSTGKWQIGAAPSLSPDLLELIKLVVFKQLPGINSNSSFEPISKRIIWKDSTYSLQNGWWATPIHSRLNGKLLGALVFFFKEFRSPKKDEISLIINGVDWAATVIEQKMSVDAVLTPEVRQRTYTEELEQKVKERTRELTAMVKKLVETNLSLEYQIHETRQADAQAKKNYALYVAIARYFPKVMIVVINRDYQIVFLDGEELRKIELSKENVEGHSVKQVKNFSTEWKKQMLTYAQKTFHGGHYSYEIKYKANSYKVNTMPLDEGHLDVNLVMFVFTNISEQKSTEQKMLKALKKEKELSELKSRFVSMASHEFRTPLSTILSSANLIARLNEPGKEDKRLKNVERIKSSVKNLIDILNEFLSLGRLEEGALQMKKEIFDLMEFMETIVQELQHVQKPGQEVQLTSDQETIQVNLDKQFTRNVFLNLLSNALKYSPPNEPVDLIINTNDTSLTVKIIDQGIGIPEDEQQNLFNLFFRARNVTNIEGTGLGLPIVKKYIELMNGEITFDSKLEQGSTFTITLPLDQEENA from the coding sequence ATGAACCCTAAGCCTGATTTTGATATTGTGAAAAACCACCTTCAGAAAAGCATATCCCGACAAGCCCCGCTAAAGGAATTACTAGAGCAGATCATCAAGTGGATAGAAGCCCAGTCCAGTGAGTTTTTAGTTTCTATACTCGTTGGTGACAAAAGCACAGGAAAATGGCAAATAGGCGCTGCTCCCTCACTGTCACCTGATTTATTGGAACTTATCAAACTTGTGGTATTCAAGCAGTTGCCTGGTATCAACAGCAATTCATCTTTTGAACCGATAAGCAAAAGAATTATTTGGAAAGATAGTACTTACTCACTTCAGAATGGCTGGTGGGCCACTCCCATTCATTCCAGACTAAATGGTAAATTATTAGGCGCACTCGTGTTTTTTTTCAAGGAATTCAGATCGCCCAAAAAAGATGAGATTTCATTGATCATCAACGGTGTGGACTGGGCGGCTACGGTGATTGAGCAAAAAATGTCAGTAGATGCAGTATTGACACCTGAGGTTAGACAGAGGACGTATACTGAAGAACTGGAACAAAAAGTAAAGGAGCGCACTCGAGAGTTGACTGCTATGGTGAAGAAACTGGTAGAAACCAACCTTTCCCTGGAATACCAGATCCATGAAACCCGGCAGGCAGATGCGCAGGCAAAGAAAAATTATGCTTTGTACGTGGCAATTGCCCGCTACTTTCCTAAAGTGATGATTGTGGTCATCAACCGGGACTATCAGATTGTATTTTTGGATGGTGAAGAATTGCGAAAAATAGAGTTGAGCAAAGAAAATGTAGAAGGACATTCTGTAAAACAGGTGAAGAACTTCTCTACAGAATGGAAAAAACAAATGCTCACCTATGCGCAAAAAACCTTTCATGGTGGACATTATTCTTACGAGATCAAATACAAAGCGAATAGTTACAAAGTCAACACTATGCCGTTGGATGAGGGTCACCTAGATGTAAACCTGGTGATGTTTGTTTTTACCAATATTAGCGAGCAAAAAAGTACTGAGCAGAAAATGCTTAAAGCCCTGAAAAAAGAAAAAGAACTCAGCGAGCTAAAATCCCGCTTTGTATCCATGGCCTCTCATGAGTTCAGAACGCCATTGAGCACCATCTTGTCTTCTGCCAACCTGATTGCCCGCCTGAATGAGCCAGGGAAGGAAGATAAAAGGCTGAAAAATGTGGAACGCATTAAATCCAGCGTAAAGAACCTGATAGATATTCTCAATGAGTTCCTTTCTCTGGGAAGGTTGGAAGAAGGGGCTTTACAGATGAAGAAAGAGATCTTTGACCTGATGGAGTTTATGGAAACCATTGTTCAGGAGTTGCAGCATGTACAGAAGCCGGGACAGGAAGTACAGCTTACTTCCGATCAGGAAACCATCCAGGTCAATCTGGATAAGCAGTTTACCCGAAATGTTTTTTTGAATCTTTTGTCTAACGCACTTAAATATTCTCCACCAAATGAACCAGTGGACTTGATTATAAATACTAATGATACATCTCTCACCGTAAAGATTATAGATCAGGGGATTGGTATACCGGAAGATGAACAGCAGAATTTGTTCAACCTGTTTTTTAGGGCACGTAATGTGACCAATATTGAAGGCACAGGCTTAGGACTGCCCATTGTCAAAAAATACATAGAACTTATGAATGGGGAAATTACTTTTGACAGTAAACTGGAGCAAGGCTCTACTTTCACAATCACGCTACCCTTAGACCAGGAAGAAAATGCATAA
- a CDS encoding PepSY-like domain-containing protein, producing the protein MRIIISLFIFSGALMSCAQDINLNDIPSVVLNTFKTNFPDARDVEWEKHGDDYEVEFDHNQIDHNAYIDAMGELILYKYDIRPSELPEAVKNTIQVDFKDYQIDDAELVEKGGEKLYDVELDSNLADRQVVLTQDGQVTENAYSFID; encoded by the coding sequence ATGAGAATCATTATTTCACTTTTCATATTTAGTGGTGCGTTGATGTCTTGCGCACAGGATATTAATCTCAATGACATACCCTCAGTAGTATTGAATACTTTTAAAACTAATTTTCCCGATGCCCGGGATGTAGAATGGGAAAAACATGGAGATGATTACGAGGTGGAATTTGACCACAACCAAATAGATCATAATGCTTACATTGATGCTATGGGCGAGCTTATTCTTTACAAATACGACATCAGGCCAAGCGAACTTCCTGAAGCGGTAAAAAATACCATTCAGGTAGATTTCAAAGACTATCAGATTGATGACGCGGAACTCGTGGAAAAAGGCGGAGAAAAGCTCTATGATGTAGAATTGGATAGTAACTTAGCAGATCGTCAGGTAGTCTTAACACAAGATGGTCAGGTGACAGAAAATGCTTATTCCTTTATTGATTAA
- a CDS encoding STAS/SEC14 domain-containing protein codes for MMETITTRRDDIVGFRIDGTTSEADLKPVLIKLREKLKSHAKVRLYVEYVDSHGFSMDTLIEDLKYNFGHLGHFEKAAIITMKDWLKQAAQLTNVVGGIKLKSFHFSEKDKAGRWIEE; via the coding sequence ATGATGGAAACAATCACAACCCGGCGAGATGACATTGTTGGGTTCCGTATAGACGGAACAACCAGTGAGGCAGATTTGAAACCTGTGCTAATCAAACTTAGGGAAAAACTTAAGTCTCACGCTAAGGTAAGGCTATATGTAGAATATGTGGATTCTCATGGTTTTTCTATGGATACGCTGATTGAGGACCTCAAATATAATTTTGGTCATCTTGGACATTTTGAAAAAGCTGCAATTATTACCATGAAAGACTGGCTCAAGCAAGCTGCTCAGTTAACCAATGTAGTTGGGGGCATCAAACTAAAAAGCTTCCATTTCTCTGAGAAAGATAAGGCTGGCAGATGGATAGAGGAGTAG
- a CDS encoding sensor histidine kinase, whose translation MKLLNYTSSYFIGLLLIIISVWAIIFYFVMLDEIYDSIDDGLQNSKILIIQKAANDSTVLYQSSFQEGNYAIRKISPNEAITHDDTYQDTTLYMFNEEDYEPVRMLRSVFLLDQQYYELSIITSMVEEDDLIEDLLYAILWLYLGLVASMIVLNNLLLQRIWQPFYKLLRYLERFQLDRPESVRIQKTQVEEFNILNDTISKLLQSNINVYNQQKQFIENASHELQTPLAISLNKLELIIGKNDLTETQLTGLMTVINNLERLTRMNKSLLLLSKIENRQFQDVEKVSVDKLVKNLCDDFKDQADFREIEFSLQIISPCEKHMNPELARIMISNLFKNAIVHNTRGGLISINVNYDGFSISNTGIEEPLDSGQIFERFYKNNTRVHSTGLGMAIVKSIASLYDITIQYSYRQQQHHFNMRL comes from the coding sequence GTGAAATTACTGAATTATACCTCATCCTACTTCATAGGACTATTGCTGATCATCATATCGGTTTGGGCCATTATCTTTTATTTTGTTATGCTGGATGAGATTTACGATAGTATTGATGATGGGTTACAAAACTCCAAAATACTGATTATTCAGAAAGCAGCTAATGACAGTACGGTTCTATATCAAAGTAGCTTTCAGGAAGGCAATTATGCGATCAGGAAAATTTCGCCCAATGAGGCTATCACGCATGATGACACCTATCAAGACACTACCCTATACATGTTTAATGAAGAAGATTATGAACCGGTAAGAATGCTCAGATCAGTATTTCTTCTTGATCAACAATACTATGAGTTGAGCATCATTACCTCTATGGTAGAGGAAGATGACCTGATTGAAGACCTGCTATACGCTATTTTGTGGCTTTATCTGGGACTAGTCGCCAGTATGATTGTGCTCAACAACCTTCTACTGCAACGTATCTGGCAGCCTTTTTATAAGTTACTCAGATATTTAGAACGATTTCAGCTGGACCGACCAGAGTCAGTGCGTATACAAAAGACACAAGTTGAAGAATTTAACATCTTGAATGATACGATCAGTAAGCTTTTACAGAGTAATATCAATGTTTACAATCAACAAAAACAATTTATTGAAAACGCTTCCCATGAGTTGCAAACACCCCTTGCCATTAGCCTGAATAAACTAGAGCTAATTATAGGGAAAAATGACCTGACAGAAACACAACTCACCGGCTTAATGACTGTCATAAACAATCTGGAGCGTCTTACCCGGATGAATAAATCCCTGCTATTACTTTCCAAAATTGAAAACAGGCAGTTTCAGGATGTTGAAAAAGTGTCAGTTGATAAGCTGGTAAAAAATTTATGCGATGATTTTAAGGATCAGGCTGACTTTAGAGAGATTGAGTTCAGTTTACAGATAATCTCACCTTGTGAGAAACATATGAACCCAGAACTTGCGCGCATCATGATCTCAAATTTATTCAAGAATGCTATCGTTCATAATACAAGAGGAGGCTTAATCTCCATAAATGTCAACTACGACGGCTTTAGCATCTCTAATACCGGTATAGAGGAGCCATTGGATTCAGGCCAAATATTTGAGCGTTTCTATAAAAACAATACCAGAGTTCACTCTACAGGCTTGGGCATGGCAATTGTAAAATCCATAGCCAGTTTATACGATATTACTATACAATATAGCTACCGACAGCAACAGCATCATTTCAACATGCGATTGTAG
- a CDS encoding IS4 family transposase, producing MRTVQFCELATELNDEVRETSNERRIQAFFKDALLDYQQVAALLSRFLPPGEVSLSLDRTEWDFGQCQVNILCITACVGKVGLPLYFEMLDNKSGNSNYQDRIDLLKQCVRLLGKARIASVIMDREFIGHQWLTWLQKAEIPFCVRVPKHHTITLRNGETYQAEELMAHQSTRYFQNAIVDGVRVNVAIRRLANREMLYVIGTHFAKQLPHIYRKRWTIEVFFQSLKGRGFKLEGSHLRSLDKWKKLFALVCIAFAICLSLGREFLDKTQKVAIKKHGYPAKSTFRRGLDWFRQYLKGKHQADFDRLLKLFLRRVERTGACDYQLINIIG from the coding sequence ATGCGCACTGTGCAATTCTGTGAGTTAGCTACGGAACTGAATGATGAAGTACGAGAGACTTCAAATGAACGGCGCATCCAAGCTTTTTTCAAAGATGCTCTTCTTGATTATCAACAAGTAGCGGCCCTTCTATCTAGGTTTCTACCCCCCGGAGAAGTGAGTCTGAGTCTTGACCGTACGGAATGGGATTTTGGCCAGTGCCAGGTTAATATTTTATGTATCACCGCTTGTGTAGGTAAAGTGGGCTTGCCTTTATACTTTGAGATGTTGGATAATAAAAGTGGGAATAGCAACTATCAAGATCGGATCGATCTACTGAAGCAGTGTGTAAGGCTGCTAGGTAAAGCACGCATCGCTTCAGTCATTATGGATAGAGAATTTATCGGCCATCAGTGGCTGACTTGGCTTCAGAAGGCTGAAATTCCCTTCTGTGTCCGCGTTCCTAAACATCATACTATCACCTTGCGTAACGGTGAAACCTACCAAGCCGAAGAATTAATGGCTCACCAGTCTACACGGTACTTTCAAAATGCTATTGTGGATGGAGTAAGAGTTAATGTAGCTATTAGAAGACTGGCTAACCGAGAAATGTTGTATGTCATCGGTACTCACTTTGCTAAGCAGCTTCCGCACATATATCGCAAACGCTGGACCATAGAGGTTTTCTTTCAAAGTTTGAAAGGACGCGGTTTCAAATTGGAAGGTTCACATTTACGAAGTCTAGACAAGTGGAAAAAACTATTTGCTTTAGTGTGTATTGCTTTTGCTATTTGCCTGTCCTTAGGCAGAGAGTTCTTGGATAAAACACAAAAAGTAGCGATCAAAAAGCACGGCTATCCAGCCAAGAGTACTTTCCGCAGAGGGTTAGATTGGTTCCGGCAGTATTTAAAAGGCAAGCATCAAGCTGACTTTGATAGGCTGCTTAAACTATTTCTGCGAAGAGTAGAGCGAACTGGGGCCTGCGATTATCAACTGATAAATATCATCGGGTAG
- a CDS encoding OprO/OprP family phosphate-selective porin has product MNVKLSTVLLFISLVCLLHNTFAQQNDGKAKDFLTTQIEYTSKGFQFTSPDNKFQLQIGGRLQFRFATPNDQNPITFANFAPERETIFKINRARLKVGGHTFQPWLKYYFEYELGASRLLDFRIMSEKWPWLSFKLGQWKTEYTRERMISSGNQQMMERSIINRPFTIDRQQGFTMYGHIQKSKLADFNYHLAVLTGTGINARENDDENLMYTARVQWNFLGEAVPMIGSDLEGRQEPLASVALAGATNRSRYTRFSSSGGGSLAGFEIGEAGQYTVNQWLFETAFMYRSFSWHSEMHLKDIDDHINQTFTRLRGGFWQAGYVLNHESDTTKPLFEPALRYAIFQPSIGFPEYAREEFSLALNCFFSRHANKLTADVSYFEFEEGDVDISYQSWRFRVQYEVSF; this is encoded by the coding sequence ATGAATGTCAAATTAAGTACTGTCCTACTTTTTATCTCTTTAGTGTGTCTGTTACATAATACATTTGCTCAGCAAAATGATGGTAAAGCAAAAGATTTCTTAACCACACAAATTGAATATACTTCAAAGGGCTTTCAATTTACCTCCCCAGACAATAAGTTTCAGTTGCAGATTGGTGGCAGGCTTCAGTTCAGGTTTGCCACGCCTAATGACCAGAACCCCATTACGTTTGCGAATTTTGCACCTGAGCGGGAGACAATATTTAAAATCAATCGGGCGCGACTAAAAGTAGGAGGCCATACTTTTCAACCCTGGTTAAAGTATTATTTTGAGTACGAACTGGGTGCTTCAAGATTACTGGACTTCAGGATAATGAGTGAAAAATGGCCCTGGCTGAGTTTCAAATTAGGACAGTGGAAGACAGAGTATACCCGAGAGAGGATGATTTCAAGTGGCAATCAGCAGATGATGGAACGCTCAATCATTAACCGTCCCTTTACCATAGACAGGCAGCAAGGTTTCACAATGTACGGGCATATCCAAAAGTCTAAATTAGCTGACTTTAACTATCATCTGGCTGTGCTTACCGGAACGGGCATTAATGCCAGGGAAAATGATGACGAAAACCTAATGTACACTGCCCGTGTTCAGTGGAATTTTTTAGGAGAAGCAGTGCCTATGATAGGTTCAGACCTGGAAGGTCGTCAAGAACCCTTGGCTTCAGTGGCCTTGGCAGGGGCAACCAACAGGAGCCGGTATACCAGGTTTTCTTCTTCAGGGGGAGGAAGCCTGGCTGGTTTTGAGATAGGGGAAGCCGGACAGTATACCGTTAACCAATGGTTGTTTGAAACGGCTTTTATGTACCGTTCATTCAGTTGGCATAGTGAGATGCACCTGAAAGACATAGATGATCATATCAACCAAACTTTCACTCGTCTGAGAGGAGGATTCTGGCAGGCAGGCTATGTGCTGAATCACGAATCAGATACTACAAAACCACTTTTTGAACCGGCCCTCCGTTATGCAATTTTCCAACCATCTATTGGCTTTCCTGAATATGCCAGAGAAGAGTTTTCTTTAGCCTTAAATTGCTTCTTCAGCAGACATGCGAATAAGCTGACTGCAGATGTCTCTTACTTTGAATTTGAGGAAGGTGATGTAGATATCTCTTATCAAAGCTGGAGATTTAGGGTGCAGTATGAAGTTTCCTTTTAA